The following proteins come from a genomic window of Larimichthys crocea isolate SSNF chromosome XV, L_crocea_2.0, whole genome shotgun sequence:
- the gpr157 gene encoding G-protein coupled receptor 157 codes for MANGNQTVVYVSEQVVVLFTCALSFLGSSLIILTFIIWSDLRTTPRKLLVYLSVSDWLSAVSYAFGVWKVFRTDSVDCVVQGAISTFANTSSFFWTVAIAVYLYVFIVRSNQRVADSLVLFFHVVSWGIPLAITVAAVSLNKIGYDASEVSVGWCWVRIHASDRVLWMLLTGKIWEFLAYLTLPVLYILIKRHIHIAHAALSEYRPILPNRPQTHSFTSMADVKLTLIPIIFIALRIWSTVRFILLLADSSARQHPVLVTLHGIGNTSQGAANCIMFVLLTQPIRARLCTTLCCCCCSKCRAEGQHSQNNPHRPLEGQDAST; via the exons ATGGCAAATGGGAATCAGACAGTTGTGTACGTGTCTGAGCAGGTGGTCGTGTTGTTTACATGTGCGCTGTCGTTTCTGGGCTCTTCTCTCATCATCCTCACCTTCATTATTTGGTCTGATTTGAGGACTACTCCGAGGAAGCTCCTGGTTTACCTCTCGGTGTCTGACTGGCTGTCCGCCGTCTCTTACGCCTTCGGAGTGTGGAAAGTTTTCCGCACCGACTCGGTGGACTGCGTCGTTCAGGGGGCGATATCCACTTTCGCGAACACCAGCTCCTTTTTCTGGACTGTGGCCATTGCTGTTTACCTGTACGTTTTTATCGTGAGGTCCAACCAAAGAGTGGCTGACAGCCTGGTGTTGTTTTTCCACGTAGTCAG CTGGGGCATTCCATTGGCCATCACTGTTGCAGCCGTGTCCCTGAACAAGATTGGCTACGATGCATCAGAGGTGTCGGTGGGCTGGTGCTGGGTCAGGATACACGCATCTGACCGGGTCCTGTGGATGCTGCTGACTGGAAAGATCTGGGAGTTCTTAGCTTACCTCACCCTCCCTGTCCTCTACATTCTGATCAAGAGGCACATCCACATAGCG CATGCTGCCCTCTCCGAGTACCGTCCCATCTTGCCCAACAGGCCTCAAacacactccttcacctccaTGGCCGACGTGAAGCTAACACTCATCCCCATTATCTTCATCGCCCTGCGCATTTGGAGCACAGTGCGCTTCATACTGCTGCTAGCTGACTCTTCAGCCAGGCAGCACCCAGTGCTGGTCACTCTGCAT GGAATTGGCAACACCTCGCAGGGAGCAGCCAACTGCATCATGTTTGTATTATTAACCCAACCAATCCGCGCACGTCTCTGCACaacgctctgctgctgctgctgctccaagTGTCGAGCAGAGGGGCAGCACTCACAAAACAACCCTCATAGACCACTGGAGGGACAGGACGCCTCCACATAG